aagactgtgccaatgcactccagcctggtgacagagcaagatttcatctcaaaaacaacaacaaaaacaaacaaacaaacaaacaaacaaaaaacactttatcCCAAAAGCTACATGTAGTACCAATAAGGGATCTTAAATAAGAAGTAGCAATGGTCAGATTTACATCTGAGAAACATTTCTCTGACGGCACTGTGGAATACTGGAGTAAACCAGGGAATCAGGGAGACCTATTTGGAGAAGTGATAAGGGCCTGAATTAAGGTGATAGACAGAGAAGTCAAGTCTACAGAACAAAAAAAGGCAAGGCTATAGAACTTGGCAATGGCCTTAATGCAAGAGAATGGAGAAGCCTATTCTTCCGAAAGTCTTAATCAAGTGACTGAGAGGCGATACCATTCATTCACAGGGAATCCAAGGAGGAGAAGCAGGTTTACAGAGAAAGATTTAGGTGAGTAATACTGAAATACTGAGTTAGAGATTTCTTATTGGAACCCAGAGGCAGTTGGCTATAGGGATCCAAAACTTGGAAATGATGCTTGGCCTGGAGATTTATCTGTGAGCATACAGGAGGCTTGGGTTTACACGACATCACAAGGCACGATGTTCTACAGATAGGATGGAGAAGAACTGTACTCATGCCATCACATGACACACCTGAATTCACAGGAAACACTGTAATCAAGCGAAGCATTCTCCTAATGGATCCAGTCAAAGCCTAAGAATCCTTCTACACAGTATGTCACGCAACCACTGACAAGTGATCAAAGTTGGCAACTAGAGGCCATCCtggtataaagagaaaaaaggaagaaaaaaaaaaaccagagtcCTGGGAAACCAAGATTTAAAAGTtgggcagaaaaagagaaaccaagaaGTTACAAAATATCTATTTGTTCCGACAGTCATCCAAAACCTTCCTTTGTTTATATCCCTTTATAATTCTTCTCAGTTCTGGGGTTCGCTCTAGTTAACCAAACTGTTCTCAACCATCTTTTTGCTCTTCAACTCATCAAACACACAAACCCGTAGAAAATGCCATGGAGAAAGCTTGGGCATATAATGGGAATTGTGAATATTTCCGTTTGGATGGAACAGAAGGGATGTGaaaggcaacagagagagatatTCAATAGTCAGAACGTTTTGGAACCATGCAATGTAAGTTGCTGGATCCAGTGCCTAGAAAGACAATGGTGATCCTAGGAAAATAACAATTTCAGTAGAAGAAAGGGGAAGCCAGTCCAGCAGGGATTAGAAAGTGAGTGAAGGATCAAGGAATGGTGGCACTCACTAAACCCTAACTTTTCAAGATccaaaaattttctaaataaatattcttaattaaTTTCCTCTGCTGCTAGAAGCACCTGCACCTGTgtcctttacatttcttttttctcactccCTATGACATAtatacatgctcaataaatatttgttgaatgacatCTAAGACAATCTCCCAACCAGACTTTAAATTATAACTCAAAGCTCAATTTTCAGAACTGCCTGAGTATACCTAAGTACAAACAGGAGTAAGAATTTGTCCTCCTTTAACTTCTGTGATCATGAAAACACaaaagaacagaattttaaggtttctgtcttacaaaaaaaaaaaaaagtcctgccaAATTTCAACTGTGGATATAGGAATACACATGGCACCAAACTCAGGGCTAAAAAATGGACAGTGACAGAATCAACAAAAGCCTCTGTGATCAAAAGATTGTTAAATATCACCTAGGCAATATCTGCCCATGGGATAGTCACAGAGGAAATCAGAAGTCATAAATCTGTGATCGCTAACAATGTCCTCAACtgccagagaaagaagaggaagtgaGAGCAATTAgttcaacagagtaaaaaggggAAAATCCAAGAGAAACTCACAAGGGGACTTTCTCCTCTGTGGTGAGGCTAAACACCACCTTTCCCAGGATGACGGCACCACTGTTcaccccaggctgcagtgtactCAGTGGCTTAAGCTCTAGGGTCACTTTCTGCCCAGAGGCTGACTGATAGTGTCCATCACTGCAAGGGCCTAGATGAACTGGGCGCAAGCTTCCCAGCATGCTCTGCAGCTTTTTGGCCTTCACCTTTCCCTGCAAAGAAGGGGAAACAGATAAGAAGCTGGAAACTAACCACCTTCCTTGAGATTCTAATCCTTCCCTCCCACTTCTATAGGGTTACTACCTCCTAAACCTATTTTTTCGTATTTTATTGACCCatggcaaaatttttaaaaagtagaattcaGCCCTTTAGACATTTTTACCTTACTCTCAAGGAGGCTGGTTAATCTATCCAGGAATTCCAGAAGTTGTTGCTCTCGTTGCCGGGGCTCTGGCCAGGCAGGGTCCAGGGCTACAGCCCGAGAGAAGCCCTCCAGGGCCTCCCCATAATTCTCTTCATATTTATGCAACTGTACAAGAAGTATATCCCAATTACAGGTATATCCAGACAAACTATGCTGAGGGAATAATGGCACCATGGGCTAGGAATCTAGAGAAATAAACTGTTTTCCTTCCTGCTATTTTCCTATGCTACCACGAACAGCCTGAAGACCTGGTAGCACCTTACAGCCTTCTTCCTAGCCAAGATGATCACAACCACAAAGATGGAATCATTTCAAAGAAGCTACTTTCTAAACTCTAAAATAGTTAAGTTGTATATATTGGGTCACTTGACCTTTATATTTACTTAACATTTTAGAAGTCTTCTAAAAGATCTCCCCATTTTCTACATATTCTTCCACCTCCTCagccccttctcctttccctccagTGGCAACACCAGATACTGAAGCCAAATCAAGCtaattctttacagaaatagcaTAGCTTTCCTCTCGCAGTCTGTACTCAATCTTGTCCCTATGCACACTCAGTTATCCTCGCAAGCTAAGACCTAGATGTCTTATTTATTTGACCCTCAGATGACTACACCCCAAAGGTCTTACCGTCGCCCTGTTCAGATGAAGGTCAGGATTGCTAGAAGCTTTCCTGTCAACCTTCTCCTATAATGGGACAAGAAGTTTATCAGTGGATCCTGTCTCAATATTAAGGATTGCCATGCCCAACATGTGCTATACCTCCTCTTCCTAGAAAAATGGAAGTTTCTTCCTTGCCAAAATGTTACTTATACCACAGAAGCAGTTACCGTATAACAAACAGTGTGGGTATGTTAGTCCCTAAAACCTTAGAAATATAAGCATTTTTGTATGTGTGAGACTTTATCCATGTAATACGATAAAGACAGAATAAatcttcatataaatgaaatacgTGGGCCaatcacggtggctcatgcctgtaattccagcactttggaaagctgaggtggacagatcacctgaggtcaggagctcaagaccagcctggccaacatgtcgaaaccctgtctctactaaaaatacaaaaattagccgggaatggtggcatgcacctgtaattccagctactcaggaggctgaggctggagaactgcctgaacccagaaggcagaggttgcagtgagccaagatcacgccactgcgcttcagcctgggtgacagagcaagactccatctcaaaaaagataaataaataaatgaaatatgtgaaatcattttaatttttaaaaatttaaatagtgaGGTGCTggtaataaatgaagaaaagctaGGCTGGAAATGATGTTCATTTCACGCATTTCCTCTCCCCATAAACCTGGCTGTAGACACATGCAGAATCATGTTTCTACATCCATGTCCCCTTAAAACACACATAGAAAGCCAAATTCAGGTTCTAACTAAAATAGATGGCCAGATACCACGAGACAGTGCAGGCAATGTGCTGTGAAGAAACTGCTGGCTATGTTCATGACTATGCtcactatatttttttaaatctcctcaTTACCTGGTGCATTGTAAAAGCAAAACACCAtgaattaaaattgtttaaatagtTGGTTCAGATATGTTTACAAATGCAGGTCTggacaaaaaaattaagattaaaaagcAACTATTTAGCAGAAGccaaatataaaatgttgaagAAATACATCATACtattctttgaaatgtaaacaccAAATTAAGAAATTAGAGTAAAATATAATTGCTCTATAAGTTCCCAAGTTGGAAAAGAGCAGTTTAAAGTCAAAGGTAGACTTGCAGGGAGGATGGCGTGGGcggggaaaataaaaaattttaaagggcaGTCCCTGAATTGCAAACATGAACACACACTAGCTGTGTTCTTTATTCTACCACATGGAGCAGAATATATAATGATAAGTTAAAAAGCaattatcggccgggcgcggtggctcaagcctgtaatcccagcactttgggaggccgaggcgggtggatcacgaggtcgagagatcgagaccatcctggtcaacatggtgaaaccccgtcactaataaaaatacaaaacactagctgtggctgggcgcggtggctcaagcctgtaatcccagcactttgggaggccgaggtgggtggatcacaaggtcgagagatcgagaccaacctggtcaacatggtgaaaccccgtctccactaaaaatacaaaaaattagctgggcatggtggtgcatgcctgtaatcccagctactcaggaggctgaggcaggagaattgcctgaacccaggaggcggaggttgcggtgagccgagatcgcgccattgcactccagcctgggtgacaagagcgaaactccgtctcaaaaaaaaaaaaacaaaaaaaaaaacactagctgggcatggtggcgcgtgcctgtaatcccagctactcaggaggctgagacaggagaattgcctgagcccaggaggcagagactgtggtgagccaagatcacgccattgcactccagcctgggtaacaagagcgaaactccaactcaaaaaaaaaaaaaaaaaaaaaaaaagcaattatctATTTCAAGAGaagcaagaaagcaaaagaagaaaggtaAATATGAGAGCTAAATAAAAAGTGCTCAAAGGCCAATGTTAACTGAGAAGCCaattttaataatgagaaaaaagatgCTAAAAGTCTGAGGGAAAGCCTTATGCAAATGTCTATCAATATAAAAATGCTTGAAAACCTAAATTACCTGTTTCACTTAATTCCTAGGAAATGATGCAGAACAAGCTACacactgttttctcttttagCCCACAGAAAATTCAGAGCCATACTGTCTAACAGTTAATTTGGGGATAGCACTTAATTTACACTGCAGTataggttttcatttttctttaaaatgaatgtacaaaaatattaataagcattattttaatagattttttcccattaaaaaagaTGAACACGTTGAGACAGCTCTGTGATTTGGCTGCACATGCGCGTAAGAAACCTAGACAGGTCACGGAGCTATCCAACACCAACGTACCACAATGCAAGTCGTTCCTAACACTCAAGTTATAAGAAGTCAGTTACCTCTGCAGACACATGTTCACAAAATCACACACGAGATACCAGCAAACACTGCCACTGCCCATGATGCTTGCTAAAGGGCCACAGAAAAGATTGAATTatgcttttgcttctgtttctgcCTATTCATCTGCCCTGGAGACCATAAGTACTTACTGCTTGGGCATAGGCACTGAGGGCTTGTTGGGAGATCTTAGGGTTCTGGCCAGTATTGAAATAAAGAGAGAGATATGAATTCCCAAGAATATCTGAAAGAGAAGCACAGTCATGAATCATCTCAGAGCCCAAGTTCAAGATATGACTTATTTTGATCATCCTTGAAAGTCATATTTGAAAGGTCCCACATGAAACCCAAACCAGGAATGATACAATATTTAGTACACCCAAAATCCCAGTAGTATAGAGCAATAAACATGGACCCCAAACTGAAATTTGAACAGACTGTACAAAAGCCCTGCCATGCTTCTGTGAAAATTAGGATCAAAAGATCTAACAGTTCCTAGAAAAGTAGTTCACCAAAATGTCTCTCGTGTGCCTTCAAAGCAAAGATGCCCTGGCTTAAACCTCAGAGTCAGACTCAAAAGATAGACTACAAATGTTGCCATGATTGAAAACATCTGCTCTAGAAACCTGTTGAAGATTGAGAGCACTCACACCACGAGCGGCCATCATGGACATCCATCTGAACAGCCAACTTAGCCTGTCGGACACTGTCCATGACATGCTGAGAACGTTCATCTTCAGTGTCAGTCCGCAGCTGGCGAAGCACCATTGACAAGTTTTGCAAAGAGACTTTGTTCCTGCACTGCAAATAGAAAAGACATATACTCAGGTTTCCTGATTCTACCTCCTCTTTCTAGATCTATTCTGAACTCAATCTTCtgcaattaatttttctttttttttttatgagatggaatcttgctgtcacccaggccggagtgcagtggtgcgatctcagcttactgcaacctgcacctaccgagtcaagcattctcctgcctcagcttcccaagtagctgggactacaggcatgcaccaccatgtccagctaatttttgcatttttaagagaaactgagtctcaccatattggccaggatggtctcgaacttctgacctaaagtgatccaaccacctcagcctcccaaagtgttgggattacaggcgtgagccaccgcacctagccataattttttttttgagacagggtctcaccctgtcaaccaggatggagtacagtggcacaatctcggctcacagtgacctccacctcctgggttcaagtgattcttgtgtctcaacctcccgagtaactgggactatagccacatgcaaccatacccagctaatttttgtattttttggtagaggcaaggtttcaccatgttggccagcctggtctcaaactcctaacttcaaatgatctgcccaccttggcctcccaaagtgctgggattataggcatgagccaccacgtctggcatatatatatatatatatatatatatatatatatatgtgtgtgtgtgtgtacatgtgtgtatacctatgtacacataatatgtgtgtgtgtgtgtgtgtgtgtgtgtgtgtgtgtatatatatatatattttttttttaaagagacaaggtctcactatgttgcctaggctggtctcaaactcttgagctcaaatgatcctcctgccttagcttctcaaagtgctatgattacaggtgtaagctaccacacccagccctaatttTTTCATCTAAATTCTTGCTGCCATCTGTATCTTCAACTCCCATCTACAAAGATCAGCTACTTTTCTTCACTTCCTTTCTCCACCTGAACCTGATCCCATCATCATTTTTTTCCCAGCTCTCTGCCTCTATTTTCCTCCTCTAGGTCTGCTTTTCCTCTgacccttcctcccttctgatTCTCTTCTCCTAGTTCAAACACAGTTCTACTCTAGTTTTCATGTTCTAGGGAAACTCATAGAACCAAAGAAATTCATCCTTCCCATCTGTGTTTTCCAAAGGAATAGTGGGCAGCTCACATGGGTGAGAGCTCCTTTGAAGCAGGTGTGGGCAGCTGCAACATCCCCTTTTTTCCAGTACACCTCGCCCAGCTGGTTCCAGGCTTCCACCAGCTTGGGTTCCAGCTTCACAGCCTTTGACAGAAGCTCCTCAGCTTTAGGGCTATAGTCAGGAGTCACATTTAGTGCTTTCCCAGTTAGCATTAGAACTTGTGCCTTGCCCTGGACAGAacctaagaggaagaaaaaagataaagtggaAAAAAGCAACAGTTAATGCCAGGGCaccttctctcaaaaaataaCTAATTACATGTCAGTTTTAGGAATAAAAAGAGTTGATGAAAATCTGTATCAACAAACCATTTATTAAAAGCTCGCCATAAGCAGAGCGCTATGTTAGCTaactgggcaacaaagaaagcattattttttttctttttaattttctggagaATCTCCATGCAAAGAAAGCACTATTTCTAGAGCTTCTGCCATCTGTTTCTCGGGCCCCTAACTACAAGGATCAGTTTGGTTGCTAATTTTCCTAAAGGGTTGGAGAAGACAAAGCAtagacattaaaaattaaaaccacgaaAAAGAGCATATGACACTAGCCCAACAAATGGGCTTTAAAAAGTCAAGAGAAGAAGAATCAGGACAAACagctactgttaaaaaaaaagagagagagagagaagaaaagacccTCCaggttagaaaataatataaacaaagacACAGAGGCAGAACTAAATGTGACCATAATCACAGGAGAATAGATAGTTCAACCTGGATGAAACAGAAAGTTCCTCTATAAATAATTAgtcacaggtaaggttagaaaaCAGAGTaaaggctgggcgcgatggctcacgcctgtaatcccagcactttgggaggcagaggcgggtggatcacaaggtcaagagattgagaccatcctgaccaacatggtgaaaccccatctctactaaaaaaaagtacaaaaaattagccaggcgtggtgatgcatgcctgtagtcccagctactcagttggctgaggcaggagaattgcttgaaattggaaaacagaagttgcagtgaactgagatggcaccactgcactccagcctggcgatacagcaagactcttgtctcaaaaaaaaaaaaagaaaagaaaagaaaacagagtaaaactggctggacgcggtggctcacgcctgtaatcccagcactctgggaggccgaggagtgtggatcacgaggtcaagagatcgagaccatcttggccaacatggtgaaaccccgtctctactaaaaatgcaaaaaattagctgggcatggtggcgcatgcctgtaatcccagctacttgggaggctgagacagaagaattgcctgaacctaggaggtggaggttgcggtgagccgagaatgcgccattgcactccagcctgggcaacaagagcgaaactccgtctcaaaaaaaaaaaaaaacagagtaaaacAATGAATGGACACTTAAATGCCAGGTTAAGGGGGTTGGACTTCAGCTAGTCAATAGTATGACTCTTTAAAGATACCGGAGCAAAAAGGCAGATAGGAGGATAAGGTAAAATGCATGAAGTAATTATTTAGAAAGATAACCATGGCCATGGTCATTATACAAGTGGATTTGAAagtaaaagaggccaggtgtggtggctcacacctgtaatcccagcactttgggaaggtgaggcaggcagatcacctgaggtatggattttgagaccagcctgaccaacaaggagaaaccccatctctactaaaaatacaaaattagccaggcgtgctggtgcatgcctgtaatcccagctattcgggaggctgcagcaggagaatcactcgaacccaggaggcagaggttgtggtgagccatgatcacgccattgcactccaacctgggcaacaagagcaaaactccgtctcaaaaaaaaaaagagaaattacaggCAGAAAGTCAGATTACTGCAATAGTTCAAATAAGTATGCTCTTTCATTTCATGTTATTTGCTATAATCAAATTTTAGGAAAAGTAGCTTAGGGAATGAAAGGTTGCACAAGGGTCCTGAGAAGTAATATTACATTGTACTACCCTATAGCAGTAACGGGTAGCACACCAAAGAGTCTACAAAGAGGGAGTAAAGGTTGATCACATTTTAGTGATGGATGGGGGGTTGTACAATCTCTAGGGCTCATACCCACTACTTCTTCCATCTGCTGTAGGgtcttttccatttcctttcgCACATCCTGTTGCTTCCTCCCAGCATCCTCAACACTATGTGTCTCGAAATAGCAGTCTCGAAATGAATAGAGCTGATCCACTAGTTCCTAAAAAGTATGACAATGGAACTATTCAGTGGAGAGAGCAGCAGACAGGGAAACTTGAAATTGGCTAGCCATACTAGCTCTTGGTCTAGAAATACCAATTCTCTTATCTCACCTAGGAATGGCACAATAGGCAGGTACACAGGTTTACCAAAATGCCAGAAATCATAAGGAAAAGCAGCCAGTACTCCAGACCAGCTCTCATGGTCCCATCTTGTCCCATGCCAGTGTCTGTACTGTGATGACCGTTTTCTCTCCCTGCCCCAGCAGGGCTCCTAATATGACTAAGCACTTCACATACCACAGTCATGAGGAGGGAAACAGGCAACTTAAGATAAACCAAAAATTAATAAGATCATTCTATATGATTCTGGTCCTTAAAGAATAACACTTTGAAATTTATGCTTAAAGTTGGACTTCTTAACTAAAACCATTTTATCCCTGATTTTTCATATGCTGATATCTGAAAATACAATACAACCTTTGTGAATATGATAAACATGTTACAGAATCATTGTTTTACATCACAAACATACCAATTCGAACTTggtgattttggtatttttgcagcattttgttctttgaaatgcttattgtggttttgtttagtttaatttttttgtcaagTCATCTTCTGGCTGTCTTGGATTTTTTACAAGTAAATATTCTCTTTCCTCTTAAATGCCTCCGAGTTTTCCTGTCATACCAGGCAAAGCTTTTGCACTCAGGCcaagcatccctaatccaaaaatctgaaatccttcAAAATCCGAAACTTTTTAAATGCTGACATGACACCACAAGTAGAAAATTCCAAACCTGACAGTCAAAAcgcagtcaaaactttgtttcaggcacaaaattattttaaaaactgtgtcaAATTGCCTCAGCCTATGTGTAGAAAgtctaaatgaaataatttttttttcctttcttaaaagaGAAGGTCTTAAGAGTTaggttgcccagcctggtctcaaactcctgatttcaagcaatcctcccacctcagcctcccaaagtgctggtactacaggcattagccaccaagTTTCATATTTCATAACTCAGGTCCCATTCCTGAGTTATCTCATTATGTATACGCAGAtattccaaaatttttaaaaatccaaaatccaaaaaacttCTAGTCCTAGGCATTTCAGATGAGAGATACTCACCCTATTCTTTTCCTAAAACTGGATAGCAGCAGAAATATATAATCACTTCCCATGAAGTCTAATCAACTGTCTTCACAACACATCCTGAATTCATCCACCTGTCTCTATCTCACTATGACCATTCCTGGATTACATCGGCTTCATTACTTGCCTGGACTGCAAGAGCTTCTTAACCAGTCATCTTGTTTCTGTACTCTCCCATTCTCCTCACTGTAGTGGGAGTGATcttataaaaaaatgtatatcatATCACAAACCTTCAGATAGTTTCCAATCACagacagaataaaatccaaatcttTACCATGGCCTAGAAGACTCTATAAGCTGACCTACCACCACCCATCCTGACACTAACTTCACTTCTCACCACTCTCTCTCCTACAATACTCAAGCCACAGTGGCCTTCATGCAGTTTCTCAAACCCATCAAGCTCAGCCCACCTGGAAGGCTTCACACATGCTTTTCCTTATGCCTGGACACTTTCTCCAGATCTCTGCATGACTTATTCCTCATCAACATTTACATCTTAGCTCAAATATCAACTCTTAGAAAGGTTTTTCCTAATTACTCAACCTAAATGaatcccttccttctctcctctacTGTTAAATCatactcatttttcttcataCTTACCATTTAAAATTATGTGGCCTATCATTGTCTATTGTCTGCCTCCACCACTGAAA
The sequence above is a segment of the Saimiri boliviensis isolate mSaiBol1 chromosome 2, mSaiBol1.pri, whole genome shotgun sequence genome. Coding sequences within it:
- the TTC5 gene encoding tetratricopeptide repeat protein 5 isoform X3; amino-acid sequence: MLTGKALNVTPDYSPKAEELLSKAVKLEPKLVEAWNQLGEVYWKKGDVAAAHTCFKGALTHCRNKVSLQNLSMVLRQLRTDTEDERSQHVMDSVRQAKLAVQMDVHDGRSWYILGNSYLSLYFNTGQNPKISQQALSAYAQAEKVDRKASSNPDLHLNRATLHKYEENYGEALEGFSRAVALDPAWPEPRQREQQLLEFLDRLTSLLESKGKVKAKKLQSMLGSLRPVHLGPCSDGHYQSASGQKVTLELKPLSTLQPGVNSGAVILGKVVFSLTTEEKVPFTFGLVDSGGPCCAVMVYNIVQSWGVLIGDSVAIPEPNLRLHRIQHKGKDYSFSSVRVETPLLLVVNGKPQGSGSQAAATVASRPQCE
- the TTC5 gene encoding tetratricopeptide repeat protein 5 isoform X1; translation: MMADEEEEVKPILQKLQELVDQLYSFRDCYFETHSVEDAGRKQQDVRKEMEKTLQQMEEVVGSVQGKAQVLMLTGKALNVTPDYSPKAEELLSKAVKLEPKLVEAWNQLGEVYWKKGDVAAAHTCFKGALTHCRNKVSLQNLSMVLRQLRTDTEDERSQHVMDSVRQAKLAVQMDVHDGRSWYILGNSYLSLYFNTGQNPKISQQALSAYAQAEKVDRKASSNPDLHLNRATLHKYEENYGEALEGFSRAVALDPAWPEPRQREQQLLEFLDRLTSLLESKGKVKAKKLQSMLGSLRPVHLGPCSDGHYQSASGQKVTLELKPLSTLQPGVNSGAVILGKVVFSLTTEEKVPFTFGLVDSGGPCCAVMVYNIVQSWGVLIGDSVAIPEPNLRLHRIQHKGKDYSFSSVRVETPLLLVVNGKPQGSGSQAAATVASRPQCE
- the TTC5 gene encoding tetratricopeptide repeat protein 5 isoform X2; this encodes MMADEEEEVKPILQKLQELVDQLYSFRDCYFETHSVEDAGRKQQDVRKEMEKTLQQMEEVVGSVQGKAQVLMLTGKALNVTPDYSPKAEELLSKAVKLEPKLVEAWNQLGEVYWKKGDVAAAHTCFKGALTHCRNKVSLQNLSMVLRQLRTDTEDERSQHVMDSVRQAKLAVQMDVHDGRSWYILGNSYLSLYFNTGQNPKISQQALSAYAQAEKVDRKASSNPDLHLNRATGKVKAKKLQSMLGSLRPVHLGPCSDGHYQSASGQKVTLELKPLSTLQPGVNSGAVILGKVVFSLTTEEKVPFTFGLVDSGGPCCAVMVYNIVQSWGVLIGDSVAIPEPNLRLHRIQHKGKDYSFSSVRVETPLLLVVNGKPQGSGSQAAATVASRPQCE